Proteins from one Natrinema salinisoli genomic window:
- a CDS encoding ribosome assembly factor SBDS translates to MISLDEAVTARLESHGARFEVLVDPDAALEIKRDEFDGDLEDVIAAEDVFEDASRGDRPAEADLEKVFDTTEPLEIIPEVIKQGEIQITADQRREMQEQKRKQLIDTITRNAVNPQMDNAPHPPERIENALEEAGFTVDPMEPVQEQVDDALDALRPVIPIRFEEVTVAVQVPADHAGSAQAKIRQFGDLEREEWQNDGSWIGVLTFPAGLQNEFYDTVNEHTSGNAETEIVKDKDDLKTR, encoded by the coding sequence ATGATTTCGCTTGACGAGGCAGTGACGGCGCGACTCGAGTCACACGGGGCGCGCTTCGAAGTGCTCGTAGATCCGGACGCGGCGCTGGAGATCAAACGCGACGAGTTCGACGGCGACCTCGAGGACGTGATCGCCGCCGAGGACGTCTTCGAGGACGCCTCTCGCGGTGATCGGCCGGCGGAGGCCGATCTCGAGAAGGTCTTCGACACGACGGAACCCCTCGAGATCATCCCCGAAGTGATCAAACAGGGGGAGATACAGATCACGGCCGATCAGCGCCGCGAGATGCAAGAGCAAAAGCGCAAGCAGCTGATCGATACCATCACGCGCAACGCGGTCAATCCGCAGATGGACAACGCGCCGCATCCTCCCGAGCGGATCGAGAACGCCCTGGAGGAGGCCGGCTTCACTGTCGATCCGATGGAACCGGTTCAGGAGCAGGTCGACGACGCGCTGGACGCGTTGCGGCCGGTGATCCCGATCCGGTTCGAGGAGGTCACCGTCGCCGTGCAGGTGCCCGCCGATCACGCGGGCAGCGCACAGGCGAAGATCCGACAGTTCGGCGATCTCGAGCGCGAGGAGTGGCAAAACGACGGCTCGTGGATCGGCGTGCTCACGTTCCCAGCGGGGCTCCAAAACGAGTTTTACGACACGGTCAACGAACACACCAGCGGTAACGCGGAGACAGAGATCGTGAAGGACAAAGACGATCTGAAGACGCGATAG
- the hflX gene encoding GTPase HflX: protein MNTIVVKRVDSGTADTSEIRDLARAAGYTVVGEVTQSRRADPALQIGEGKAEEVAELVEETEATTVIFDNRLGPYQTYNLGQLFPSGVEVIDRFTLILEIFGQRAQTRKAQLQVELAELRYELPRAEAKTSLAKREEHPGFMGLGEYDESRERDIKAQISRINDELERIEQTEQHRRERRRDSGFDLVALAGYTNAGKSTLLRQLATDLEVEENEELHPDLDPTAESQDKLFTTLGTTTRRAAIDRRDVLVTDTVGFISDLPHWLVESFKSTLDSVYRADLVLLVVDVSEPVDEIHEKLVTSHDTLYERNEAPIVTVLNKIDQVSDEDLAEKREALSSLAPNPVAVSAKDGLNVDRLLERIDDELPDWEEERLMLPMTDDTMSVVSWIHDNANVDDVTYGDEDVVVSFEARPAVISQARSRASELRTTAAESAS, encoded by the coding sequence ATGAACACGATAGTCGTCAAACGCGTCGATTCAGGGACGGCCGACACGAGCGAGATCCGCGATCTGGCTCGCGCAGCGGGATACACCGTCGTCGGCGAGGTCACGCAGTCCAGACGTGCCGATCCGGCCCTCCAGATCGGAGAGGGGAAAGCCGAGGAGGTCGCCGAACTCGTCGAGGAGACTGAGGCGACGACCGTCATCTTCGACAACCGGCTCGGTCCGTACCAGACGTACAACCTCGGCCAGCTCTTCCCGTCGGGCGTCGAGGTTATCGACCGGTTCACGCTGATCCTCGAGATATTCGGCCAGCGCGCCCAGACGCGGAAGGCCCAGCTCCAGGTCGAGTTGGCCGAACTCCGGTACGAACTGCCCCGCGCGGAGGCGAAAACGAGCCTCGCCAAACGCGAGGAACACCCCGGCTTCATGGGCCTCGGTGAGTACGACGAGAGCCGCGAGCGTGACATCAAGGCCCAGATCAGCCGGATCAACGACGAACTCGAGCGGATCGAGCAGACCGAACAACATCGCCGGGAGCGCCGGCGCGATTCGGGGTTCGATCTCGTCGCGCTGGCCGGCTACACCAACGCGGGCAAGTCGACGCTGTTGCGCCAGCTCGCGACCGACCTCGAGGTCGAGGAGAACGAGGAGCTCCACCCCGATCTGGACCCGACGGCCGAGTCCCAGGACAAGCTGTTCACGACGCTGGGGACGACGACCCGGCGTGCGGCGATCGATCGGCGGGACGTGCTGGTGACCGACACCGTCGGGTTCATCAGCGACCTTCCCCACTGGCTGGTCGAGTCGTTCAAGTCGACGCTGGATTCGGTCTACCGGGCGGATCTGGTCTTGCTCGTGGTCGACGTCAGCGAGCCGGTCGACGAGATCCACGAGAAGCTAGTCACCTCTCACGACACGCTCTACGAGCGCAACGAGGCACCGATCGTGACGGTCCTGAACAAGATCGATCAGGTCAGCGACGAGGACCTCGCGGAGAAGCGCGAGGCCCTCTCGTCGCTCGCGCCGAACCCGGTCGCGGTCAGCGCCAAGGACGGACTCAACGTCGACCGCCTGCTCGAGCGGATCGACGACGAACTGCCCGACTGGGAAGAAGAGCGGCTGATGCTTCCGATGACCGACGACACGATGAGCGTCGTCTCGTGGATCCACGACAACGCGAACGTCGACGACGTCACCTACGGCGACGAGGACGTCGTCGTCTCCTTCGAGGCCCGACCGGCGGTCATCTCACAGGCGCGCTCGCGCGCGAGCGAGTTGCGGACGACGGCCGCGGAATCGGCATCGTAG
- a CDS encoding alpha/beta fold hydrolase, whose product MTESPTSDMYRARPDALTTDVGDGQPIVFAHGTLMDRTMFAPQLEALKDEYRAIAYDLRARTDRYAPGYDLRDLADDCDALLDGIGEDSAVIAGMSMGGFMGLRFALEYPERVDGLVLIDSMAAPHTAEEQEVYGELVEPLEGSTDSNPRDLAEGVTGYLFGETTREENPELVEAWVDRWATYPGAAVYNELHSWLDRPDVTDRLSEIDVPVLIVHGEEDPSIDPSRAEPMLDELPDAEMELIPEAGHTSNLENPEPATDAIRSFLDERF is encoded by the coding sequence ATGACTGAGAGTCCGACAAGCGACATGTATCGAGCCAGACCCGATGCGCTGACGACCGACGTCGGTGACGGGCAGCCGATCGTCTTCGCTCACGGGACGCTGATGGACCGAACGATGTTCGCACCGCAACTCGAGGCCCTGAAAGACGAGTACCGAGCCATAGCATATGATCTACGCGCGCGTACGGACCGATACGCGCCGGGCTACGATCTGCGGGATCTGGCCGACGACTGCGATGCGCTGTTGGACGGAATCGGCGAGGACAGCGCCGTCATCGCCGGGATGTCGATGGGCGGGTTCATGGGCCTTCGGTTCGCGCTCGAGTACCCCGAGCGCGTCGACGGGCTCGTCTTGATCGACTCGATGGCAGCGCCGCACACCGCTGAAGAGCAGGAGGTCTACGGCGAGCTCGTCGAGCCGCTCGAGGGGTCGACCGATTCGAACCCACGGGACCTGGCGGAAGGCGTGACGGGGTACCTCTTCGGCGAGACGACCCGCGAGGAGAACCCCGAACTGGTCGAGGCGTGGGTCGACCGCTGGGCGACCTATCCCGGCGCGGCGGTCTACAACGAGTTGCACTCCTGGCTCGACCGGCCGGACGTGACCGATCGGCTCTCGGAGATCGACGTTCCGGTCCTGATCGTCCACGGCGAGGAGGATCCCTCGATCGATCCCTCGAGAGCCGAGCCGATGCTCGATGAACTCCCCGACGCCGAGATGGAACTGATTCCCGAGGCCGGTCACACGTCGAACCTCGAAAATCCGGAACCCGCCACCGACGCGATCAGATCGTTCCTCGACGAGCGATTCTGA
- the tbsP gene encoding transcriptional regulator TbsP, protein MTSNLLNHQIDDILESVLEDASGDVYMVNPSRDAIEEFVSVATAFDGDLPSVHMLADERTLKDVMDDFIVASNAADLISEGALSLRTLDEAPENSLLVSEDRVIALVHAGDRVGGLITDDDSFVEDTYDTYAGRWEDAADFNLRTPPITNVRETLSDEISPAAEEDFTAILNSLETARGDGDGLDEVTISLLVAAKNEALLYDISKWGEDVGIASKATFSRTKTKLEDMGLIDTEKVPIDVGRPRLRLKIGDDRLSEADNGQLATVAQSILN, encoded by the coding sequence ATGACCTCGAATTTACTAAACCACCAGATTGACGATATCCTCGAGTCCGTCCTCGAGGATGCGAGCGGTGACGTGTACATGGTTAACCCGTCGCGGGACGCCATCGAAGAGTTCGTTTCCGTCGCGACCGCGTTCGACGGGGACCTGCCGTCGGTACACATGCTCGCCGACGAGCGGACGCTGAAAGACGTCATGGACGATTTCATCGTCGCCTCGAACGCCGCCGACCTCATCAGCGAGGGTGCGCTTTCGCTGCGAACCCTCGACGAGGCACCCGAGAACTCGCTGCTCGTCAGCGAGGACCGCGTCATCGCACTCGTCCACGCTGGCGACCGCGTCGGCGGACTCATTACCGACGACGACAGCTTCGTCGAGGACACCTACGACACGTACGCCGGTCGCTGGGAGGACGCCGCCGACTTCAACCTCCGGACGCCGCCGATCACGAACGTCCGCGAAACCCTCTCCGACGAGATCAGTCCCGCCGCCGAGGAAGACTTCACCGCCATCCTCAACTCGCTCGAGACCGCTCGCGGCGACGGCGACGGCCTCGACGAAGTGACCATCTCGCTGCTCGTGGCAGCCAAGAACGAGGCCCTGCTCTACGACATCAGCAAATGGGGCGAGGACGTCGGGATCGCCTCCAAGGCGACGTTCTCCCGCACGAAGACCAAGCTCGAGGACATGGGCCTGATCGACACCGAGAAGGTTCCCATCGACGTCGGTCGTCCGCGGCTCCGCCTGAAAATCGGCGACGACCGCCTCAGCGAGGCCGACAACGGCCAGCTCGCGACGGTTGCACAGTCGATTCTCAACTAA
- a CDS encoding Rpp14/Pop5 family protein: MKHLPKHLRPRWRYLAVELETWPDERIGRRSFQRELWYAGQNLLGDPGSADAELSVVRFGFADGRGEALVKARRGETEPARAALACIDEIDGAAVGLRVRGISGTIRAAEENYLGRDGQDSGERNVVFGNEERVAVLRDGVGDVRLDDAFVGATDLDYDLV, translated from the coding sequence ATGAAACACCTCCCGAAGCACCTCCGTCCGCGCTGGCGTTATCTCGCGGTCGAACTCGAGACGTGGCCGGACGAGCGAATCGGAAGACGATCCTTTCAGCGGGAGCTGTGGTACGCGGGCCAGAACTTGCTCGGCGATCCGGGCAGTGCTGACGCCGAGCTGTCGGTCGTTCGGTTCGGGTTCGCCGACGGACGGGGGGAGGCGCTCGTCAAAGCCCGCCGCGGAGAGACCGAGCCGGCACGCGCGGCCCTCGCCTGTATCGACGAGATCGACGGTGCTGCGGTCGGCCTTCGGGTCCGCGGTATCAGTGGCACGATCCGGGCCGCTGAAGAAAACTATTTAGGACGCGACGGGCAAGATTCGGGAGAGAGAAACGTCGTGTTCGGGAACGAAGAGCGAGTCGCCGTCCTGCGGGACGGCGTTGGGGACGTGCGACTCGATGATGCGTTCGTGGGCGCGACAGACCTCGATTACGATTTAGTGTGA
- a CDS encoding bifunctional methylenetetrahydrofolate dehydrogenase/methenyltetrahydrofolate cyclohydrolase, protein MTEIIDGNAVASEIRDDLTDAIETLADAGSRPGLATVLMGDDPASQTYVNMKQRDCEEVGIESHHVDVDGDAPPEELYDAIADLNEDPEVHGYIVQAPVPDHVDYRDVIRRIDPIKDVDGFHPENVGRLVAGDARFRPCTPHGVQKLLESADIETEGKDVTIVGRSDIVGKPLANLLIQKADDGNATVTVCHSRTDDLAAKTRSADIVVAAAGVPELVDGSMLSVGTVVIDVGVNRVDADTDKGYELVGDVEFESAKEKASAITPVPGGVGPMTRAMLLYNTVKAASLQEDVDVELP, encoded by the coding sequence ATGACAGAGATCATCGACGGCAACGCCGTCGCGAGCGAGATTCGCGACGATCTGACGGACGCGATCGAGACGCTGGCCGACGCGGGTTCGCGACCGGGACTGGCGACCGTGCTCATGGGCGACGACCCCGCGAGCCAGACCTACGTGAACATGAAACAGCGCGACTGCGAGGAGGTCGGCATCGAGAGCCACCACGTCGACGTCGACGGCGATGCCCCGCCCGAGGAGCTGTACGATGCGATCGCGGACCTCAACGAGGACCCCGAGGTTCACGGATACATCGTCCAGGCCCCGGTCCCGGACCACGTCGACTACCGCGACGTGATCCGGCGGATCGACCCGATCAAAGACGTCGACGGGTTCCACCCCGAGAACGTCGGTCGGCTCGTCGCCGGCGACGCCCGGTTCCGGCCCTGCACTCCTCACGGCGTACAGAAACTGCTCGAGTCGGCGGACATCGAAACGGAGGGCAAGGACGTGACCATCGTCGGCCGTTCGGATATCGTCGGCAAGCCGCTCGCCAATCTGCTGATCCAGAAAGCCGACGACGGCAACGCGACGGTGACCGTCTGTCACTCGCGGACCGACGACCTCGCAGCGAAGACCCGGAGCGCGGACATCGTCGTCGCCGCCGCTGGCGTCCCGGAACTCGTCGACGGCTCGATGCTCTCGGTCGGGACGGTCGTCATCGACGTGGGCGTCAACCGCGTCGACGCCGACACCGACAAGGGCTACGAACTCGTCGGCGACGTCGAGTTCGAGAGCGCGAAAGAGAAAGCGAGCGCGATCACCCCCGTCCCCGGCGGCGTCGGCCCGATGACGCGCGCGATGTTGCTTTACAACACGGTCAAGGCCGCGAGCCTGCAGGAAGACGTCGACGTCGAGCTTCCCTGA
- a CDS encoding FUN14 domain-containing protein, giving the protein MIDLDPTTLGMEFGGGAAIGGLIGFATKKLAKLLAVIVGVQLMVFRYLESQGILIVDWNRLSAGLLKTQARAQDAADISWIQSMISTLSIGAGFTGGFLIGFKRG; this is encoded by the coding sequence ATGATAGATCTCGACCCAACGACTCTCGGTATGGAGTTCGGGGGCGGCGCGGCCATCGGCGGCCTCATCGGGTTCGCCACGAAGAAGCTCGCGAAGCTCCTCGCGGTCATCGTCGGGGTCCAGCTGATGGTCTTTCGCTACCTCGAGTCGCAGGGAATCCTCATCGTCGACTGGAACCGGCTGTCCGCGGGCCTGCTGAAAACGCAAGCGCGCGCACAGGACGCGGCGGACATCAGCTGGATTCAGTCGATGATCTCGACGCTGTCGATCGGTGCGGGCTTCACCGGCGGTTTTCTGATCGGATTCAAGCGCGGATAG
- a CDS encoding RNase P subunit p30 family protein, with protein MYEAVHAHPDGQSTVARLAKTAADYGYEGVVVRNHADARAAYDPEAIREEYGIDVVEGVEIRADDPQQASGSVGNYRTSETIVGIHGGTTALNRFAVEQAKVDVLAHPMTGNGDVNHVLAKAAVENGVRLEFDLSGVLRESGGRRVRILQSLRKLREIVDHYDAPYVVSAEPTSHLELRAPRELKALGEQIGFSGEFVEEGLAEWGRLAERNRHVDSESFIEPGVERGRYEEEP; from the coding sequence ATGTACGAGGCCGTCCACGCCCATCCCGACGGACAGAGCACGGTCGCCAGGCTCGCGAAGACGGCGGCCGACTACGGGTACGAGGGCGTGGTCGTGCGCAATCACGCCGACGCTCGAGCAGCGTACGACCCCGAAGCGATCCGCGAGGAGTACGGGATCGACGTCGTCGAGGGAGTGGAGATCCGGGCCGACGATCCCCAGCAGGCGAGCGGGTCGGTGGGGAACTACCGAACGTCGGAGACGATCGTCGGGATCCACGGGGGGACGACGGCGCTGAATCGCTTCGCCGTCGAACAGGCGAAGGTCGACGTGCTCGCCCACCCGATGACAGGGAACGGGGACGTCAATCACGTCCTGGCGAAAGCCGCCGTCGAGAACGGCGTTCGCCTCGAGTTCGACCTCTCGGGCGTGCTGCGAGAGAGCGGCGGTCGCCGCGTCCGCATCCTGCAATCGCTGCGAAAGCTCCGGGAGATCGTCGATCACTACGACGCGCCCTACGTCGTGAGCGCCGAGCCGACCTCGCACCTCGAGTTGCGGGCTCCCCGGGAACTGAAAGCGCTCGGCGAGCAGATCGGTTTTTCCGGCGAGTTCGTCGAGGAGGGTCTCGCAGAGTGGGGACGGCTGGCCGAGCGAAATCGACACGTCGACTCCGAGTCGTTCATTGAGCCGGGGGTCGAACGGGGGAGATATGAAGAAGAGCCTTGA
- a CDS encoding thiolase C-terminal domain-containing protein, with translation MERVAIIGASMTQFGQREGEWIQDLLAEAGIECLEDAGVDADDVEHLYVSNMASGEFEGQTGVPNALAHDLDAMPAYTQRVDQTSSSGGAGIFAAWQSVASGASDMTLLVGGEKMTHRTTGEATDVIASLTHPVEYKTGVTLPSFAGLTARHYLERFDAPRESLGKVAVKNHKNGVDNPHAQFQKEVDLETILESPIVADPLRLYDFCPITDGSAALMLCPESVAQEYTADYVVISGIDGATDTHVVHEREDPTVMGGVVESGNGAYEMSGRGPEDIDVAELHDMFTILEFLQMEGLGFAEQGEAWKLVEDGYTDRDGELPINTSGGLKSKGHPLGASGVAQGVEIYEQLVGEAGPRQVDADVGLCCNVGGFGNCVITTIMEAAR, from the coding sequence ATGGAACGTGTTGCGATTATCGGAGCCTCGATGACCCAGTTCGGGCAACGCGAGGGGGAGTGGATTCAGGACCTGCTCGCGGAGGCCGGCATCGAGTGTCTCGAGGACGCGGGTGTCGACGCTGACGACGTCGAGCACCTGTACGTCTCGAACATGGCGAGTGGCGAGTTCGAAGGACAGACCGGCGTGCCGAACGCGCTGGCACACGACCTCGACGCGATGCCGGCGTACACCCAGCGCGTCGACCAGACGAGTTCCAGCGGCGGTGCCGGGATCTTCGCCGCCTGGCAGTCGGTCGCCAGCGGAGCCAGTGACATGACGCTGCTCGTCGGCGGCGAGAAGATGACCCACAGGACGACCGGGGAAGCCACCGACGTCATCGCGTCGCTGACACACCCCGTCGAGTACAAAACCGGCGTCACGCTTCCATCGTTCGCCGGCCTCACCGCCCGCCACTACCTCGAGCGCTTCGACGCGCCTCGCGAGAGCCTCGGGAAGGTCGCGGTCAAGAACCACAAAAACGGCGTGGACAACCCCCACGCTCAATTTCAGAAAGAAGTCGATCTCGAGACGATCCTCGAGTCGCCCATCGTGGCCGATCCGCTGCGACTGTACGACTTCTGTCCGATCACGGACGGCTCGGCGGCGCTCATGCTCTGTCCCGAGTCGGTCGCACAGGAGTATACGGCCGACTACGTCGTGATTTCGGGGATCGACGGAGCGACGGACACCCACGTCGTCCACGAGCGCGAGGACCCGACCGTGATGGGCGGCGTCGTCGAGAGTGGCAACGGTGCCTACGAGATGAGCGGTCGGGGGCCCGAAGACATCGACGTGGCCGAACTCCACGACATGTTCACCATCCTCGAGTTCCTCCAGATGGAGGGGCTGGGCTTCGCCGAGCAGGGCGAGGCCTGGAAACTCGTCGAGGACGGCTACACGGACCGCGACGGCGAGCTCCCGATCAATACGTCGGGCGGGCTCAAATCGAAAGGACACCCCCTCGGCGCGAGCGGCGTGGCACAGGGCGTCGAGATTTACGAACAACTCGTCGGCGAGGCCGGCCCGCGACAGGTCGACGCGGACGTGGGGCTGTGCTGTAACGTCGGCGGCTTTGGCAACTGCGTGATCACTACTATCATGGAGGCTGCACGATGA
- the glyA gene encoding serine hydroxymethyltransferase, which produces MNHDTVRDVDPAVADALEGEVDRQRETLQMIASENHASEAVIDAQGSALTNKYAEGYPGERYYGGCEYADEVEGLAIDRATELFGAEHVNVQPHAGTQANQAVYFAMLEPGDKILSLDLNHGGHLSHGHPANFTGQLYEVEQYEVDPETGYIDYDDLADHAAEFDPDIIVSGYSAYPREIEWERVQAAADDVDAFHLADIAHITGLVAAGVHPSPVGIADFVTGSTHKTIRAGRGGIVMCDEEYADDIDAAVFPGGQGGPLMHNIAGKAVGFKEALEPEFEDYAEQTVANAKALGESLSENGLSLVSEGTDNHLVLVDLRESHPDTSGGDAEEALEEAGIVLNGNTVPGETRSPFNPSGIRAGTPALTTRGFDEDDCRTVGDLIARVVDAPEDEAVLEDVRSEVATLCEENPLYE; this is translated from the coding sequence ATGAACCACGATACGGTTCGGGACGTCGATCCCGCCGTCGCAGACGCCCTCGAGGGCGAGGTAGACCGCCAGCGAGAGACGCTACAGATGATCGCCAGCGAGAACCACGCCAGCGAGGCCGTCATCGACGCGCAGGGGAGCGCGCTGACGAACAAGTACGCCGAGGGCTACCCGGGCGAGCGATACTACGGCGGCTGCGAGTACGCCGACGAGGTCGAAGGCCTCGCGATCGACCGCGCGACGGAACTGTTCGGTGCCGAGCACGTCAACGTCCAGCCCCACGCGGGGACACAGGCCAATCAGGCAGTCTACTTCGCGATGCTCGAGCCAGGCGACAAGATCCTCTCCCTGGACCTGAACCACGGCGGCCACCTCAGTCACGGCCATCCGGCGAACTTCACGGGGCAGCTCTACGAGGTCGAACAGTACGAAGTCGACCCCGAAACGGGCTACATCGACTACGACGATCTCGCGGATCACGCCGCCGAGTTCGACCCCGACATCATCGTCTCGGGGTACTCCGCCTACCCGCGCGAGATCGAGTGGGAACGTGTTCAGGCCGCCGCCGACGACGTCGACGCGTTCCACCTCGCGGACATCGCCCACATCACCGGCCTCGTCGCCGCCGGCGTCCACCCCTCGCCGGTCGGCATCGCCGACTTCGTCACCGGTTCGACCCACAAGACGATCCGTGCCGGTCGCGGCGGGATCGTCATGTGCGACGAGGAGTACGCCGACGACATCGACGCGGCGGTCTTCCCCGGCGGACAGGGCGGCCCGCTCATGCACAACATCGCCGGCAAGGCCGTCGGCTTCAAGGAAGCCCTCGAGCCCGAGTTCGAGGACTACGCCGAGCAGACGGTCGCGAACGCGAAAGCGCTCGGCGAGTCCCTCTCGGAGAACGGTCTCTCGCTCGTCTCCGAGGGCACGGACAACCATCTGGTTCTCGTCGACCTCCGCGAGAGCCATCCGGACACCTCAGGCGGCGACGCCGAAGAGGCGCTCGAGGAAGCCGGCATCGTCCTCAACGGGAACACGGTGCCCGGCGAGACGCGCTCGCCGTTCAATCCGAGCGGTATTCGCGCCGGGACGCCGGCGCTGACCACGCGCGGTTTCGACGAGGACGACTGCCGGACGGTCGGCGACCTGATCGCTCGCGTCGTCGACGCTCCCGAGGACGAGGCCGTCCTCGAGGACGTCCGTTCGGAGGTTGCGACGCTGTGTGAGGAGAACCCGCTGTACGAGTAA
- a CDS encoding class I SAM-dependent methyltransferase, which yields MKKSLEEHAARFDEKAGEYDDSKSDEYHACANLVVEHAAPEPDDVVLDLATGTGAIALALAPDATRVVGRDISEGMLEEAERKAADAGLENLSFDTGSFREPNYDGPVDVVTSNFALHHLSDEEKREAIAVIADLEPRKFVLGDVMFFGEPNPDEPFYSPEVDDPATVGELADAFTDAGFSLTAVERVHDQVGVLVAERSSTADDAAGEE from the coding sequence ATGAAGAAGAGCCTTGAGGAACACGCCGCCCGCTTCGACGAGAAGGCCGGCGAGTACGACGACTCGAAGTCCGACGAGTACCACGCCTGTGCGAACCTCGTCGTGGAACACGCCGCTCCCGAACCCGACGACGTCGTCCTCGACCTTGCGACAGGAACCGGCGCGATCGCGCTCGCGCTCGCCCCCGACGCGACACGCGTCGTCGGCCGGGACATCAGCGAGGGCATGCTCGAGGAAGCCGAACGGAAAGCCGCGGACGCGGGACTCGAGAACCTGTCGTTCGATACCGGCAGTTTCCGGGAGCCGAACTACGACGGCCCGGTCGACGTGGTCACCTCGAACTTCGCCCTGCACCACCTCTCGGACGAGGAAAAGCGCGAGGCGATCGCCGTCATCGCCGATCTCGAGCCCCGGAAATTCGTCCTCGGGGACGTGATGTTCTTCGGAGAGCCCAACCCGGACGAGCCGTTTTACTCGCCCGAGGTCGACGATCCGGCGACCGTCGGGGAACTCGCGGACGCCTTTACCGACGCCGGCTTCTCGCTGACGGCGGTCGAGCGCGTCCACGACCAGGTCGGCGTGCTGGTCGCGGAGCGAAGTTCGACCGCGGACGACGCGGCCGGGGAGGAATGA
- the psmA gene encoding archaeal proteasome endopeptidase complex subunit alpha has product MQGQQQQQAYDRGITIFSPDGRLYQVEYAREAVKRGTASIGVRTNDGVVLAVDKRVPSPLLEDSSVEKIHKADDHVGIASAGHVADARQLIDFARRQTQVNQLRYGEPIGVETLTKEVTDHIQQYTQVGGARPFGVALIVGGIDNGEPRLFETDPSGTPYEWKALAVGSDRGELQTYLEENYDDEADLDGGIQLALDALASVNDGSLLPNEVGLATVDVETESFEQFDRDRIQSHLEENDLLDTGEDEDEADDEPSE; this is encoded by the coding sequence ATGCAGGGACAACAACAACAGCAGGCATACGACCGCGGCATCACGATCTTCTCGCCCGACGGCCGACTCTACCAGGTCGAGTACGCTCGCGAGGCGGTCAAACGAGGCACGGCGAGTATCGGTGTCCGAACGAACGACGGCGTCGTCCTCGCCGTCGACAAGCGAGTTCCGTCACCGCTCCTCGAGGACTCGAGCGTCGAGAAGATCCACAAGGCCGACGACCACGTCGGGATCGCCAGCGCGGGCCACGTCGCTGACGCCCGCCAGCTGATCGACTTCGCGCGCCGCCAGACGCAGGTCAACCAGCTACGTTACGGCGAACCGATCGGCGTCGAGACGCTGACCAAGGAAGTCACCGACCACATCCAGCAGTACACCCAGGTCGGCGGCGCCCGACCGTTCGGCGTCGCGCTGATCGTCGGCGGCATCGACAACGGCGAACCGCGCCTGTTCGAGACCGACCCCTCGGGGACGCCCTACGAGTGGAAGGCGCTCGCCGTCGGCTCCGACCGCGGCGAACTCCAGACCTACCTCGAGGAGAACTACGACGACGAGGCCGACCTCGACGGCGGCATCCAGCTCGCCCTCGACGCGCTCGCGTCCGTCAACGACGGTTCCCTGCTCCCCAACGAAGTGGGGCTGGCGACCGTCGACGTCGAAACCGAATCCTTCGAACAGTTCGACCGCGACCGGATCCAGTCTCATCTCGAGGAGAACGACCTCCTCGATACGGGCGAGGACGAGGACGAAGCCGACGACGAACCGTCCGAGTAA